One Paenibacillus sp. FSL H7-0737 DNA segment encodes these proteins:
- a CDS encoding carbohydrate ABC transporter permease, producing the protein MNDNPAKKPLLLISKIAVRFFLILWSLVVLYPVLWTFLTSLKDNQQVMLGKPWDFPSIFRFENYTNVWSRANFGDYFLNSIIVTVASTLLSLIMAATTAYILARFTFKSRGLFYFVYVASMMIPTTLGLIPLFFLLGDMNLSNSLVGLTLVYSVGTIGILPFGIFFLVGFFKALPRELEEAATIDGSSLYGVFFKIMLPLSKPGLITVGIMNALTVWNEYIMATVLINDPAKYTIPVGIAIMQGEMQYRTEWGPLFAGLSISMIPVIVMYVLYQRQITGGLTAGALKG; encoded by the coding sequence TTGAACGATAATCCCGCCAAAAAACCACTTCTGCTGATATCAAAAATTGCAGTTCGATTTTTCCTCATCTTGTGGAGCTTGGTAGTCTTATATCCTGTTCTTTGGACATTCCTGACTTCCTTAAAGGATAATCAGCAGGTTATGCTCGGGAAACCGTGGGATTTTCCATCTATTTTTCGTTTTGAAAACTATACAAATGTGTGGAGCAGAGCAAACTTTGGCGATTACTTCCTGAACTCCATTATAGTAACCGTGGCTAGTACACTGTTATCGCTTATTATGGCTGCTACAACAGCATATATATTAGCTCGCTTTACCTTTAAATCTAGAGGCCTGTTTTATTTTGTATACGTTGCTTCAATGATGATTCCAACCACACTCGGATTGATACCATTGTTCTTTCTTCTCGGAGATATGAATTTGTCCAACTCCTTAGTAGGGCTCACGCTTGTTTATTCTGTCGGAACGATTGGCATCCTTCCATTCGGTATCTTCTTTCTGGTTGGATTTTTCAAGGCACTTCCCCGTGAGCTTGAAGAAGCCGCAACAATTGATGGATCTTCACTTTACGGCGTTTTCTTCAAGATCATGTTGCCATTATCGAAGCCAGGATTAATCACTGTAGGAATTATGAATGCTTTAACGGTGTGGAATGAGTACATCATGGCCACGGTATTGATCAACGATCCAGCGAAATACACCATTCCTGTCGGAATAGCCATTATGCAAGGGGAAATGCAGTACAGAACGGAATGGGGGCCATTGTTTGCGGGTCTTTCCATTTCTATGATTCCCGTCATTGTGATGTATGTGTTGTATCAACGTCAAATTACGGGTGGGTTAACAGCAGGTGCGTTGAAAGGTTAA
- a CDS encoding carbohydrate ABC transporter permease yields MKNNKLWKRNLFIASFLLPTFAIFCLFTIYPLFRGLYLSFFDWSGGSESMNFIGIDNYRQLFSDEIIPKAISNDYFLIFWKVILIMLFATFFAVSLTRLKLKEYGFYRVVFFFPNIISVAVIGVLWSFIYNPRLGFLNAFISLFTGKPVETNWLGDSNLAMWSLLPPSVWAGIGFYMLLIIASILGIPSSLYEAASIDGAGQWQQFTRITLPLIWEQFKTSIIHIVITTLNGSFIIVKLMTDGGPDNQTQVLGYYLYQMGFKQFHLSYGATIGVLILLLSLITTLILQRILHRESIEM; encoded by the coding sequence ATGAAGAACAATAAATTGTGGAAACGTAATTTGTTTATTGCGAGTTTCTTGCTGCCTACGTTTGCTATCTTTTGTTTATTCACTATTTATCCGTTGTTTCGAGGCTTGTACTTAAGCTTCTTCGATTGGTCAGGCGGTTCCGAATCGATGAATTTTATCGGTATTGATAATTATAGACAATTATTCTCGGATGAGATTATACCAAAAGCCATTTCGAATGATTATTTCTTGATTTTTTGGAAGGTCATCTTAATCATGTTATTTGCAACGTTTTTCGCAGTATCATTGACCCGTTTAAAATTAAAAGAATACGGTTTTTACCGAGTGGTGTTTTTCTTTCCGAATATCATTTCCGTAGCCGTTATCGGTGTATTGTGGAGTTTTATATACAATCCCCGTCTTGGATTCCTGAATGCGTTCATCTCGTTATTTACAGGAAAACCTGTGGAAACGAACTGGTTAGGTGATTCAAACCTCGCAATGTGGTCACTTCTTCCTCCTAGTGTATGGGCTGGTATCGGATTCTATATGCTGCTTATCATTGCTTCTATTCTAGGTATTCCTTCCTCGCTATATGAAGCAGCCAGTATTGACGGTGCGGGGCAATGGCAACAGTTTACTCGAATTACATTACCTCTGATCTGGGAGCAATTCAAAACTTCTATCATTCACATCGTAATCACAACACTGAACGGCTCCTTTATTATCGTTAAGCTGATGACGGATGGTGGCCCGGATAATCAGACACAAGTTCTCGGTTATTATTTGTATCAGATGGGCTTCAAGCAGTTCCATTTAAGCTACGGGGCAACCATCGGGGTGCTGATCTTACTGTTATCTTTAATCACAACTCTAATTTTGCAGCGCATTCTTCACCGAGAGTCCATTGAAATGTAA
- a CDS encoding VOC family protein, with amino-acid sequence MKLSMNWVTLRVRDLEASLDFYNRILGLPIDRRFESRGKQIVMLGTVDQPKIELIQGSDPALKPECGVSVGFEVESLDDAIAYLKSQGIPVARGPITPNPHLRFLYILDPDGFEVQLAEHS; translated from the coding sequence ATGAAGTTGAGCATGAATTGGGTAACGCTTAGGGTGCGCGATCTGGAGGCTTCCCTTGATTTTTATAACCGGATTCTGGGCCTTCCCATTGACCGCAGATTTGAGAGTAGAGGAAAACAAATTGTTATGTTAGGCACGGTGGATCAGCCCAAAATCGAGCTTATTCAGGGTAGTGATCCGGCACTGAAGCCGGAATGCGGCGTTTCTGTTGGTTTCGAAGTGGAATCGCTCGACGATGCCATAGCGTATTTGAAAAGCCAAGGTATCCCCGTCGCACGCGGACCGATCACACCAAATCCCCATCTGCGATTCTTATATATACTGGACCCGGACGGCTTCGAGGTACAGTTAGCGGAGCATAGCTAG
- a CDS encoding beta-N-acetylglucosaminidase domain-containing protein, which translates to MPKKILSIFITLMMVAGLYSSFAAAADVASDLPQRDAKLTESYEIYPLPQQQTEEETTLTITQNVNVVIEDSIDRPTRKLLQRILDSKSLQVTESGAVVAGKTNIFLGTRNSSGYVDNYFTQNIPYEADHFNELDAYVLNVSTKQQNKGVIAILGKNTDAAYYGLASLKMIFDQIPDLQVRNLTIEDFSDTRSRGFIEGFYGTPWSHEDRMSLMRFGGELKMNSYIFAPKDDKYHNAQWRTPYPAAELAKIKELVDVGHESKTQFVWAIHPGFNMINWNNYDAELQTLLAKLEQLYSVGVRQFGLFMDDISTSQSLVDKDKHVKLITDVANWVTSKKDVKSLIYCPPYYNKSWTGTTGRPYLEALRNVPENVDIMWTGNGVVASINAADMQWPKDAHGRDPYMWLNWPVNDYKDARLLLGKAEVLIPGTHNISGVVSNPMKHAELSKIGIFAVADYTWNVDDFDQEESWLDSFKHIAPEVASELNTIAYHMSDPSPSGHGLVVGESENIKAELTQFLSQYSSGQPIETTGNTLIKEFDLVLDAIVSFRVNNTNENMEEEIDPWLNSLQNVVLADKSAVLSAIAIQKENVDQAWEALAKATSALSLSKTFKIEKLNSPDVTVEAGAKRLVPFAEQLINKLDAQIYTLVDQEYVKPLAVSSYGSPSGLNLMVDGDLATNVYIQTLQQNGDWYGVDFGKTIKVEEIAITQGRNDADHDIFQRGILEYSVNGQEWTAIGEERSGYKISASGLNVEARMVRYRLTHAGIPGGKPDLWTAVREFSVNAGKDKVAIYTDVTELKDTPVMVADNSVQLSNMNGITLKPSQYVGINLKSIEEITQVVLEASNGEVRLESSKNGVEWEQVNEGNGAFASAAYFRIINKGTENITVDLTRLMIKLNKFSPPMITHNYGSIYEGSINNVYNASLENKVWFGSIQSKGKYIQIDMGGVVNVQNVAVVIGDGEGDFFRKGDLQLSLDGQTWDTIHTFTNPSDRSLNFPEHEVPYRYKRVQVDGGKQARYVRLISTETYDAWLALNEILVNEGIERPGTSNPAIQAEPAGVIGNEASLSVDQKLSTFYMPGAGNTGSLNYKLSKDTKVKEMIVLQNPSDNSNAAVSVRDASGWHKVGNLSSSYNIFDTSKYSNVFEVKIQWEGSTKPKIHEIITVKKDGNGEVDPSGKITSVLSGVDTVAGGNDFQLAFGVKSVTDAVYAMDITMNYDPKLLEFKAATSLRSGIQVLETANHTPGKLRLLVVSEGAGNAVTGNLQLLSLDFGTKTVAEATESTIQIEKVIVADAEGKESETVTSSHKLKITAEEPEPGMTGDINKDGKVSIGDLAIVAANYGKDTSSPDWAEAKRADINKDGVIDLKDLALVARKITE; encoded by the coding sequence ATGCCGAAGAAGATTCTCAGTATCTTCATTACACTTATGATGGTGGCCGGCTTGTACTCCAGTTTTGCAGCTGCAGCGGATGTAGCTTCTGATCTTCCACAAAGAGATGCAAAATTAACGGAATCCTATGAAATCTATCCATTACCGCAGCAACAAACCGAAGAAGAGACAACCTTAACCATTACACAAAATGTAAACGTTGTTATTGAAGATTCGATTGACCGGCCGACAAGAAAGCTGCTCCAAAGGATACTGGATTCCAAATCACTTCAGGTCACTGAGTCAGGAGCTGTAGTAGCAGGGAAAACAAATATCTTTTTGGGAACTAGAAATTCATCAGGCTATGTAGACAACTACTTCACTCAGAATATTCCCTATGAGGCGGATCACTTCAATGAGCTGGACGCTTATGTTCTTAACGTTAGCACCAAGCAACAGAATAAAGGTGTTATTGCGATATTAGGTAAAAATACGGATGCGGCTTATTATGGCCTGGCATCGCTGAAGATGATTTTTGATCAAATTCCTGATCTGCAGGTTCGTAATCTCACCATCGAAGATTTCTCTGATACTCGCTCACGGGGATTTATCGAAGGCTTTTACGGCACACCTTGGTCACATGAAGATCGAATGAGCTTGATGCGTTTCGGTGGAGAGCTGAAGATGAACTCTTATATTTTTGCACCTAAAGATGACAAGTACCATAACGCGCAATGGAGAACACCCTATCCTGCAGCTGAGCTTGCCAAGATCAAAGAACTGGTTGATGTCGGCCATGAATCCAAGACGCAGTTTGTATGGGCAATTCATCCAGGGTTCAATATGATTAATTGGAACAATTATGATGCAGAACTCCAAACCTTACTTGCAAAGCTTGAACAATTGTATAGTGTAGGCGTACGTCAATTTGGACTATTTATGGATGATATCAGCACATCACAATCATTAGTGGATAAGGATAAACATGTTAAGCTTATTACGGATGTTGCGAATTGGGTAACGTCCAAGAAAGACGTCAAATCATTAATTTATTGTCCTCCATATTATAATAAAAGCTGGACAGGAACGACTGGCAGACCCTATCTTGAAGCCTTGAGAAATGTGCCAGAGAATGTAGATATAATGTGGACCGGAAACGGCGTTGTTGCCTCTATTAATGCAGCAGATATGCAGTGGCCCAAAGATGCACATGGAAGAGACCCATATATGTGGTTAAACTGGCCAGTGAATGACTATAAGGATGCAAGACTGCTGCTCGGTAAAGCAGAAGTGCTCATTCCAGGTACACATAATATTTCAGGTGTAGTGTCAAATCCTATGAAGCATGCGGAATTATCTAAGATCGGTATCTTCGCGGTTGCGGATTACACTTGGAATGTAGATGATTTTGATCAAGAGGAGAGCTGGCTCGATTCATTTAAGCATATTGCTCCTGAAGTTGCCTCTGAGCTTAATACGATCGCCTATCATATGAGTGACCCATCGCCTAGCGGTCATGGACTTGTGGTAGGTGAATCGGAAAATATCAAAGCTGAGCTTACGCAATTCTTAAGTCAATACTCAAGTGGTCAGCCGATAGAAACGACGGGGAATACATTGATTAAAGAATTTGATCTAGTATTGGATGCCATCGTGTCGTTTAGAGTAAATAACACGAATGAAAATATGGAAGAAGAAATTGATCCATGGCTAAATAGCTTGCAGAATGTCGTTCTTGCCGATAAATCGGCAGTTCTCTCTGCGATAGCAATCCAGAAAGAGAATGTTGATCAGGCATGGGAAGCACTGGCTAAGGCCACAAGCGCATTAAGCTTATCCAAAACATTCAAAATTGAGAAGCTTAATTCTCCAGATGTGACGGTCGAGGCAGGAGCAAAGCGGCTGGTTCCTTTTGCTGAGCAGCTCATCAATAAACTGGATGCTCAGATTTATACTTTGGTGGACCAGGAATATGTTAAACCTCTAGCTGTAAGCTCTTATGGTTCTCCTTCAGGATTAAACCTGATGGTAGACGGAGATTTAGCAACGAACGTCTATATTCAGACCCTTCAACAGAATGGAGACTGGTATGGTGTTGATTTTGGAAAAACCATTAAAGTGGAAGAAATTGCGATCACACAAGGAAGAAATGATGCGGATCACGATATATTCCAAAGGGGGATTCTTGAGTATTCCGTGAATGGTCAAGAATGGACTGCAATCGGAGAAGAGCGTTCCGGGTATAAAATTTCTGCTTCCGGGCTCAATGTGGAGGCAAGGATGGTTCGATATCGATTGACTCATGCTGGAATACCTGGAGGTAAGCCTGATTTATGGACAGCAGTTCGCGAGTTTTCCGTAAATGCAGGTAAAGATAAGGTAGCCATTTACACCGATGTGACAGAGTTGAAGGATACTCCTGTTATGGTAGCAGATAATTCTGTGCAATTATCGAATATGAATGGAATCACATTAAAGCCATCCCAATATGTTGGGATTAATTTGAAATCCATTGAAGAGATCACGCAAGTGGTGTTGGAAGCTTCAAACGGAGAAGTCCGGTTAGAATCATCAAAGAACGGTGTGGAATGGGAACAGGTTAATGAGGGGAATGGGGCGTTTGCTAGTGCTGCCTATTTCCGGATCATAAACAAGGGAACTGAGAATATCACTGTAGATCTGACAAGGCTCATGATCAAGCTGAACAAATTCTCTCCACCAATGATTACTCATAATTACGGAAGCATTTATGAAGGTTCTATCAACAACGTGTACAATGCTTCTTTAGAGAACAAGGTTTGGTTCGGCTCGATTCAATCGAAAGGGAAGTATATTCAGATCGACATGGGCGGTGTGGTGAATGTCCAGAATGTAGCTGTCGTGATTGGAGACGGTGAAGGAGATTTCTTCCGTAAGGGAGATTTACAGCTGTCACTAGACGGACAGACATGGGATACGATCCATACGTTTACTAATCCGAGCGATCGGAGTTTGAATTTCCCTGAGCATGAGGTTCCTTACCGTTATAAGCGTGTTCAAGTTGACGGCGGCAAGCAAGCCCGCTATGTAAGATTGATTTCAACTGAAACCTATGATGCATGGCTCGCGCTTAATGAAATTTTGGTTAATGAAGGGATTGAAAGACCGGGAACTTCCAATCCGGCTATTCAGGCTGAACCTGCTGGAGTTATAGGGAATGAAGCGTCTCTGTCCGTTGATCAAAAGCTATCCACCTTCTATATGCCGGGTGCTGGGAATACGGGTTCCTTAAATTATAAGTTGTCGAAGGATACAAAAGTAAAAGAAATGATAGTTTTGCAAAATCCATCGGATAATTCAAACGCTGCGGTGTCCGTGCGAGATGCGAGTGGATGGCATAAGGTAGGTAACCTGTCCTCATCTTATAATATATTTGACACCTCCAAGTATAGTAATGTGTTTGAAGTGAAGATTCAGTGGGAGGGTTCAACTAAACCCAAAATCCACGAGATCATTACCGTTAAAAAAGACGGGAATGGTGAGGTTGATCCATCGGGTAAGATAACTTCTGTTCTGTCTGGGGTAGACACTGTAGCTGGAGGTAATGACTTTCAACTGGCGTTTGGGGTAAAAAGTGTAACAGATGCTGTATATGCGATGGATATAACCATGAACTATGATCCTAAGCTGTTGGAATTCAAGGCTGCTACTTCCTTGCGTAGTGGAATCCAGGTGCTTGAAACTGCTAATCACACGCCTGGAAAATTACGACTGCTGGTGGTGAGTGAAGGTGCGGGAAATGCTGTGACTGGCAATCTGCAGCTGTTATCCTTGGATTTTGGTACTAAGACAGTAGCGGAAGCTACAGAGAGTACTATTCAGATTGAAAAAGTGATCGTAGCCGATGCGGAAGGCAAGGAGAGCGAAACTGTCACGTCGAGCCATAAGCTCAAGATAACAGCAGAAGAGCCGGAGCCTGGTATGACTGGTGACATCAATAAAGATGGCAAAGTGTCCATCGGTGACTTAGCGATTGTCGCTGCTAATTATGGCAAGGATACCAGCAGTCCGGATTGGGCTGAGGCTAAACGTGCCGATATCAATAAAGATGGTGTGATTGATTTGAAAGACTTAGCGCTGGTAGCTCGTAAGATAACAGAATGA
- a CDS encoding acyltransferase domain-containing protein gives MNIRALCEGIKLDPAARQQVYEFQIKEDEYLVYKQHFYFDRFSFFESVKASEGYRKLLLYLFVRFAVEAYEEYRIRNIEDEIYYDTFSDIQIWCMQCLRDYGEYGIEEYNWLQEHVQLRLFRLGRMQFQPFAMDRDLDVDGCKIFTNQIVLNVHIPAGEPLSVQSVEESFQLARVFFRGITPVFICHSWLLDPELSEILNPESNIIQFQSRFYIYEVDKSSKEAEERIFSKLSMTPQAYEENTQLQRRAKAFLIAGGKLGSGYGIKVHK, from the coding sequence GTGAATATCAGAGCATTGTGTGAGGGGATAAAGCTTGATCCAGCGGCTAGACAGCAGGTTTATGAGTTTCAGATAAAAGAGGATGAATATCTAGTTTATAAACAACATTTTTATTTTGACAGATTTTCTTTTTTTGAATCTGTGAAAGCATCGGAGGGCTATCGAAAGCTACTATTATATTTATTTGTGAGATTCGCAGTAGAAGCTTATGAAGAGTATCGTATTCGTAACATTGAGGATGAGATCTATTATGATACATTCTCAGATATTCAGATCTGGTGCATGCAATGTCTGCGTGATTACGGTGAATATGGTATTGAAGAATATAACTGGCTGCAAGAGCATGTTCAGCTTCGTTTATTTCGTTTGGGAAGAATGCAATTTCAACCTTTTGCGATGGACCGCGATTTAGATGTTGATGGTTGTAAAATCTTTACCAATCAAATCGTGCTTAATGTGCACATTCCAGCGGGAGAGCCTTTATCCGTTCAAAGTGTCGAGGAGTCCTTTCAGTTAGCCAGAGTTTTTTTCAGAGGTATAACTCCAGTGTTTATTTGTCATTCATGGCTGCTTGATCCGGAATTAAGTGAGATTTTGAACCCAGAATCGAACATTATTCAGTTTCAAAGTCGCTTCTACATTTATGAAGTCGATAAAAGTTCCAAGGAAGCAGAAGAAAGAATATTTAGTAAACTAAGTATGACCCCTCAAGCGTACGAAGAGAACACCCAACTGCAACGGCGTGCAAAAGCCTTTTTAATTGCAGGAGGCAAACTAGGAAGTGGCTATGGGATTAAAGTACATAAGTAA
- a CDS encoding alpha/beta hydrolase fold domain-containing protein, translated as MMRRLIYVLTILVIVLGSWLLLHNQENKSALEKEGNEVTNVITTDSSTSAAKVTVNNGQISVQYLTPAYKVTVKGDILYASKKNETDALEPLKLDLYEPSGDNNEKRPVFIFIHGGGYTEGNKNDAADFSTGLAKRGYAVLSVDYRLKKDPFTNFSRTLNDAYEDITDVIKWINDNAEIYGMDASRIVIGGDSAGGHLAINFVNQYVSQDPSIIKSVFSIVDIYGGDLTKSADSKLPPVLIIHGTIDKLVPYQQSVDLAEQLKEKGVYHNLLTMEGVGHDYKNNKYIDEIMETTTHFLWNVMNSSDLTKLPENSGISIASGDAFDIKLPKAYRIPAKESMNIDLPEGWILREQEEEDRLRIQVPEGLVRGNDTLFVSRGEDPKTAMSFAVNVNVIDPLTVKYETFYDEAAKELKTHMDVTNQSTNNFNGSVEADYETGRSTQGTYNATVENLESGKSVRLEIPELARGQRTLKSYNDIGNLLQTTLDSFNALLLPKLSKPVEINGNLSDWSDQARFDVKDIKINGWGGEQDINAKGSLAWDADNLYLGVEVIDDKHEQSASGDAIWSGDSIQIGIGIANSDGTVPSEYHELGVARGNAGNLLKWRWLTPKGFNINDAIELKYAVSRSDSTTSYELAIPWRELSSDMTQVKQGMKLKFSLLVNDNDGEGRRGWLEYNSGIGSSKDVNAFGDLYLTD; from the coding sequence ATGATGCGTAGGCTTATTTACGTTCTTACGATCCTAGTAATCGTTCTAGGTTCCTGGTTGTTACTGCATAACCAAGAGAATAAGAGCGCTTTAGAAAAGGAAGGAAACGAAGTGACTAACGTGATTACTACTGACAGTAGTACATCAGCGGCTAAAGTTACTGTCAATAACGGACAAATTTCGGTTCAGTACTTGACTCCCGCTTATAAGGTTACAGTGAAAGGAGATATTTTGTATGCGAGCAAGAAGAATGAGACAGATGCTCTAGAACCGCTGAAACTCGATCTGTACGAGCCGTCTGGCGATAATAACGAGAAGAGGCCTGTATTTATTTTCATTCACGGTGGTGGTTATACAGAAGGGAATAAGAACGATGCAGCAGATTTTTCTACGGGATTGGCGAAGCGAGGATATGCTGTATTGTCCGTTGATTATAGGCTGAAAAAAGATCCATTTACTAATTTCAGCCGCACACTTAATGACGCTTATGAAGATATAACCGATGTGATTAAATGGATCAACGATAACGCAGAGATTTACGGGATGGATGCAAGCCGTATTGTTATCGGTGGTGATTCGGCGGGGGGACATCTAGCCATAAACTTTGTCAATCAATATGTATCACAGGATCCTTCCATCATTAAATCTGTATTTTCTATTGTTGATATTTATGGTGGTGATCTGACGAAAAGTGCGGACAGCAAGCTGCCGCCGGTCCTCATCATTCATGGAACGATAGACAAACTGGTGCCGTACCAGCAAAGTGTTGACTTGGCCGAACAGCTGAAAGAGAAGGGGGTGTATCATAATCTACTCACCATGGAAGGTGTCGGACATGACTACAAGAATAATAAATACATCGATGAAATTATGGAGACGACAACACATTTTCTATGGAATGTCATGAATAGTTCTGATCTTACAAAGCTTCCAGAGAATTCCGGAATTTCGATTGCTTCCGGCGATGCCTTTGATATTAAGCTGCCTAAGGCCTATCGCATTCCTGCGAAGGAGTCGATGAACATCGATTTGCCTGAGGGTTGGATACTTCGTGAGCAGGAGGAGGAAGACAGACTTCGGATACAGGTTCCGGAAGGCTTGGTGCGAGGAAACGATACACTGTTTGTCTCACGAGGCGAAGATCCTAAAACGGCAATGAGCTTCGCTGTCAATGTTAACGTAATCGACCCGCTGACGGTGAAATATGAGACATTTTATGATGAAGCTGCCAAGGAATTAAAAACTCATATGGATGTTACTAATCAGTCTACGAACAATTTCAATGGTTCAGTGGAAGCCGATTATGAAACAGGACGTTCTACTCAGGGGACCTACAACGCCACTGTGGAGAATCTGGAATCAGGAAAGAGTGTGCGGTTAGAGATTCCTGAGCTTGCTAGAGGACAACGGACGCTTAAGTCTTATAATGACATAGGTAATCTATTGCAGACGACGTTAGATTCCTTTAACGCACTGTTGTTGCCAAAACTCAGTAAGCCCGTTGAAATCAATGGTAACCTATCAGATTGGAGTGATCAGGCTCGCTTTGATGTGAAGGATATCAAAATCAATGGGTGGGGAGGTGAGCAGGATATCAATGCGAAGGGCTCCTTAGCTTGGGACGCGGATAACCTTTATCTAGGGGTAGAAGTTATAGATGACAAGCATGAACAGTCGGCATCGGGGGATGCCATTTGGAGTGGGGATAGCATCCAGATCGGGATTGGCATTGCCAACTCAGATGGAACAGTACCCTCGGAGTACCATGAACTAGGTGTGGCTCGGGGAAATGCGGGGAATTTACTCAAGTGGCGCTGGTTAACCCCTAAGGGATTCAATATAAATGATGCCATAGAGCTAAAGTATGCGGTGAGTCGTTCAGATTCAACAACCAGCTATGAATTAGCCATACCCTGGCGTGAACTGAGCAGCGACATGACACAAGTGAAGCAAGGTATGAAGCTTAAATTTTCGCTGCTGGTTAATGATAATGACGGCGAGGGGCGTAGAGGCTGGCTGGAATACAACAGTGGCATAGGCTCTTCCAAGGATGTTAATGCCTTTGGGGATCTATATCTGACGGATTGA